Genomic segment of Panthera leo isolate Ple1 chromosome B2, P.leo_Ple1_pat1.1, whole genome shotgun sequence:
ccccctgagatcaggaacatgacaggaatgtccactctcaccactgttgtttaacatagtgttggaagtcctagcctcagcaatcagacaacaaaatgaaataaaaggcatcaaaactggcaaagacgaagtcaaactttcacttttcatagACGacgtgatactctacatggaaaacccaaaagactccacaaaaaagctgctagaactgatgcgtGAATTCAGCAGAGTCGCAGGGcacaaaaccaatgtacagaaatcagttggcattcctatacaccaataatgaagcaagagaaagagaaatcgagAAATatatcccatttgcaattgcaccgagaaccataaaatacctaggaataaacctaaccaaagaggtaaaagatatgtgtactgaaaactatagaaaacttatgaagtaaattgaagaagacacaaataaatggaaaaacattccatgctcatgcattggaagaatggatattgttaaaatgtcaatactacccaaagcaatctacacattcaatgcaaccccaatcaaaattgcactggcattcttctcagagctagaacaagcaatcctaaaatttgtatggaaccacaaaagaccctgaatagccaaagtgatgttgaaaaaaaaaaaccaaagcaggaggcatcacaatcccagactttagcctctactacaaagctgtaaccatcaagattGTATGGTATtcgcacaaaaacagacacacagaccagtggaatagaaaagagaacccagaatatacccacaaatgcatggccaactaatctttgacaaagcaggaaagagtatccaatggaaaaaagacagtctctttagcaaatggtgctgggagaactggacagcaacacgcagaagaatgaaactagaccactttcttacaccattcacaaaaacaaactcaaaatggatgaaagacttaaatgtgagacaagaaaccatcaaaaccctaaaggagaaaataggcaacagcctctttgacctcagccgcagcaatttcctgctcgacacgtctccaaaggcaagggaattaaaagcaaaaatgaactattgggacctcatcaagataaaaagcttctgcactgcaaaggaaaccatcaacaaaactaaaaggcaaccggcggaatgggaaaagatattcgcaaatgacatatcagataaagggttactctccaaaatctataaagaacttaccaaactccacacccaaaaaacaaaacaaataatccagtcaagaaatgggcaaaagacatgaatagacacttctccaaagaagacatacagatggccaacccacacatgaaaagatgctcaacatcactcatcatcagggaaatacaaatcaaagccacgacgagatatcacctcacaccagtcagagtggctaaaattaacaactcaggaaacaacagatgctgacgaggatgtggagaaacgggaaccctcctgtactgttggtgggaatgcaaactggtgcagtcactctgggaaattgtgtggaggttcctcaaaaaattaaaactagaactaccctacgacccagcaacagTGCTACTAGGAACTTACCCAAgcgatacaggagtgctgactcataggggcacatataccccaatatttatagcagcactttcaacaatagccaaattatggaaagagcccaaatgtccatcaatggatgaatggataaagaagatatggtttatatacacaatggaatactacttggcaataaggaAGAACGAAATCCTGCCAtgtgcagcaatgtggatggaactggagggtattatgctgagtgaaataagtcaggcagagaaagacagataccacatgttttcactcatgtggaatttgagaaacgtaatagaagaccatgggggaggtgaaggggcGAAAacaatagtttcaaacagagagggagggaggtaaaccatcagagactcttaaatccagagaacaaactgagggttgatgggagagtgggggaagggaaaacgggtgatgggcattgaggagggcacctgttgggatgagcactgggtgttgtatggaagccatgaaccacgggaatctacccccaaaaccaagagcacactttacgcACCGTATGtcagccaatttgacaataaattatatttttaaaaattgtattttaaattatatttaaaaaagacctAAGTCAATGGAATGGCCTCCCAGGATCACAGCTTGGAAGGCGCAATGTGGTAAAGGTGATGATACCCTCCCAGGCCATCTACCAATCAATTCAATCCCTACCAAAGTCCCAAAGGCCATTtcagcagaaatgaaaaggacGTATCTTTGATACAAAGTCTGCAAAAGGGGGCGCCTTcgtggctcagtcatttcagtgtccaacttctgctcaggtcaatatctcgtggttcatgagttcaagcaccacatccgATGcattgctatcagcacagagcctgcttcagatcctctgtcctcctctctctctgcccctcccccacttgctctctcaaaaacaaatcaacattgaaaaaaaaaaaacctcactcccctctctctcctccttcctcccaccccctttctttttctccccatccctctgtccttctctctccctttccctctctctccctcccactctctcttcacctctctccttctcgctctcaCTGGTCTTAGAACATGTTATGTTTTCTACCAGTTCCAttgttctcccttcccccactgcccttTCTGTCGCGAAGGTTTGTAGAAAGACCGTGGATAACGATTCACTGCCATTCGATGTGCGTTTTTCCATTTTCAGGTATCCTGAAGTCTGGATGCTTTTTGTCTTCTAGTTATACTGAAGGCACcgtttcattttttggtttttgtttcctgttttgttttcttgagtgTGCTGGCTttgcttcagtctttttttttttaaccctctaCAAAACATACGCCCTATCCAATTGTTATTTCATCTGGAAGACTATACAGAAAggtcaaaagatttttttaagtgaaaagaaaataataagccCATTCATGAAAGGTGTCTTGACTTTGCAGCCGGGTCACCTACCAGTAGGTCCCCAGGAGACCACCACGGAAGACGAGATTCCCTCGGAAACCATCCCAAACCACCCTCCCCCATACAAACGCCGGGTTTGGTTGAATTTCCCAGTCACAGATGTGATGGCTGGGGAAAGGGGCCAGATGGCAGGCACACTGTTAGCGAAGGCAACACATCTCACCCAACAACGCAGGAAAAATGTAAAGACACGCTTGTCACGTGGCTTTAATACATTGTACGACAGTATAATCCCAACGTAAATCAAATCAGACTGTCAACCCTCACTTGTCATTATGCTCCAGGGCAGCCTTGGTGGCCGTCACAATCgccctcagctcctccctggcCTGGTTGACATCTGCTGTCTTCACGGACCTCTTCTCCAGCCCCTTGGCATTAGCCAGCAGAGTCTAGGAGGACAAGGCCGTAATGGATGAGACGCACACAGGAAGGAATATTACAGTGTATTCAAGATATTTTGAGTCAAAACAGAAATTCTAGGTAAAATAGGTAAATAGGAAAATATGGGAGGAGGGATAACTCGTCATGTAAAGATCTGgacaaaatattgttttaaaatttatgaaggCTTTATTTTacgaagacatttaaaaagtggtGGGGTTTCACCGCAGGATGTGGAGACACAAAGATCCCTGCCTCTTTAGGTGATGGGCTGCCacatttccagaaacagaaagaaagagctgATGCCCTGTTGGCCAGGGAACTTTTCATGCTGGTGTTTGATTGAAATTAGCGCACATACGTTCATCTGGACTCAACGTGAAAAACCCAAGGAACAGGGTAGGCCGCCAACCGGACCCTTTGCTTGTTCCTCTCAAACAAAAGCTTacttttctggggcgcctgggcggctcagcgagttaagcatctgactcttggttttagctcaagtcacgatctcacagttcgtgagagggagccccgcgtcgggctccgtgccctgacagtgtggatcctacttgggattctctctccccctctctcggccgcttccccactcatgccgcttgctcgctctctctcaaaataaataaacttaaaaaaaaaaggctgtctctccctcttcctctgctcctaaGATGAggtaagataaagtaaaataagacaaaataaaataataaaataattacagatgaaaagaaaagatgtaaGGAGTAAATCAGAACTGACCTCCCTGTAAGGCTGTGATGTTTTTCAAATACAAGGCAACTGTACTTCCCAATTTATAAGACAGAATTCTTAAACTTTATTGAATTCGAAAAGTCAAAAGTAGTTTTAGTAATGCCacattctctcagtttttgtgaATGAGGGAGTTGATCTCGCAGTCTATTTTCCTTACTAGAACATCCACAGGTGCGACCTCGGCCtggaggggacacctgggggctGTCAGCAGTTAGGCGAGGACACCATGCACTTGTACGTGCTGCATTATAGCTGTcacaatacacttttttttttaagttcatttatttcttttaagggagagagaatcccaagcagtctccgtgtgtcagcacgaaccccgagatcatgacccgagacgagatgaagagtcggacgcttaaccgactgagccacccaggggcccccactgCAACACGCTCTCCATGCTTTCCCTACGTGCTGTCTGGTAATTCCTGACGTGGCACCATCTATGTTCCCAGACTGTTTCTATGTGGTTACTTCAGTGGTTTGGGAACAGAGATTTGTGTCAGTGTATGTCCCGCTCTGATCTCTGCTCCCTACGTCTGTGCCCAGGTCCAAActcccctcttcttataaggacatcagctgctggattaggacccaccctaaggACCTCACCCTAACTTAATTATACTTGCACAGACCCTAGTTCCCAGTAAGGTCACACTCACAGCCCCCCCGGTGGACACGATGTTTTGGAGGACACTACTCAGCCCAGCACAGTTGCCTCATAGGGAAAGATGTATAATCTAGAAGGCCATTGCTAAGCATCAATGAGATaaggaccacacacacacacacacacacaagctatGGTAGCCAATGTACAATAAAGAACAGCTTAAAGTTGGAAATGCTGCTTTGAGATATTTATGGGGCATTTTCTTAGCTTTATATTGCTGTCATAACAAATACCCACGAAATTACTGGCTTAATACAAACTCCGCATCTCTGTCCTGTGGGGCAGGAGTCTGGTTGGCTCTGCTGGGCCCTGCTGGGGTCTCTCTGGGCAGAACTCTCAGTACCAGCTGGGCTCCCTTCctttctgaaggctctggggCAGACTGTCCTCCAGGATCACTCAGGTTGTCGGGCAGGACCCACTTCGTTGCGGTTGTAGGACTTGAGGTCCTGTCCCTGTCGCCTGTCAGCTCCTGGACGCCTCTCCCCAGGGCCCcacctggccccccacccccatcccagagCCCCCAGTGGCCATGGAATCCTTCCATCACAGGGAATCTCTCCGACTCCCCTTCTGGCCCCACCCAGGGAAGCAGACGTAAGCCTCAGCTTGTAGGGGTCCGTGGGATTAGATTGGGCCCCCCAGGTAATTCAGGATAGTTTCCCTATCTTTAGGTCTGTAATCTGCCTGCCCCAGACACCTAAGTGTCAACGTCCAATGGGATTATACCTGGACACAGGTATAACCGGGAGCTCCCAGGAAGTATCTGGGTGCCATAGACAGAGCTGGGGATCATCAGTATAAAGGTGAGCAGATATATCATATaaccagagaaagagggagaaaagggccAGTGCTGAGTGAAACAGCCATGGGAGGACAGGGTTACAGGGGGATGAGCCAGAGAGATCCCTGAGAACTGGTGGCCAGAGACATCGGCACAACACAAGCAATGTgtatgcccctcctccaccccaccgcTGGTGCTCACTGCGACCAGAAGGTGAAGTCCTTACCCACAAGCCCCTCAGCTGGTCTCCAGCTTTTCTACTATGGAAGCAGATGGGGCCTCTTGGATTCTGAATGTTTTCTCCTGCCCGTGAAatatgaaagaatgaagaaacaggCTCTATTTAGGCACTTGCATGATCGTTCGTTACCTTATACTGTGATGCGGTCTGGGACCGCAGGAGTATTGCCATGTAGAGTTCGTATTCAtcctataccaaaaaaaaaaaaaaaaatccattgaaaaCGTGTTTAACACTACTATGTAAGTTTCTTTGCATGTATAAATAATATGGAAGTTAAGGATGTCAGTCTAgatcatttcaaaaatataaaatgttccttCAGCATATTAACCAATACGCACAATAAAGTGTATAAAATCTCACCAACCTGGAAGCAGGTCTGAATGTTAACTATGGATCACCTCAGAACAGTATCATCAAATACTCTGACACGCACACACAGCACGTGATCTCCTGCCATATGGGTGCTCTGGGGACTTGGGTCCTGCCGACCTGCCAGAGATGGGCTCCCTAGGGATGGGGACATTCTCTGGAGAACAGGCCACTGTATTCCTGCTTTTAAGTATCCTCGTCTTTAGGATTTGGATAAGAGAAAGATGTGTAAGAAACCCCGTTTCAACTCACTTTTGATATGAAGCTCAACGTTCATCATGAAATCACAACAAACTTATAATTCCATAAGAATTTATATAAACTTATTATgcataattataaatgtttatatgttacatatatacaaTTTGTAAAAGTCTATAAATAGTTGGGAAGCTttagcaggaaagaaaatgggcTTAAGGAGTGAGCTAGCTGGTTGTTTATTCACATGTCCCACTGGTGATTTGTGTGGCCATAAGCACATTACTTTGAGTCTGTGAGTCACTTGCCGTCTCTGTAAGATGGAAGCCATGATACTTGGCAGGAATTCTGTGAGAACAGCAATCCTGTGCACAGAATGTCATGTATGGCTCTCAACTGTTATGTGACAAATATACGCTTATTATTACCTTAACTTCTTTCAAGATATCCCCAAATATCAAAGAactattgcaaatatcttcaaaGACTTTTCCATAGACCTGCAGTCTGTTGAACTGTTGGGagtcacatacacacacgttTTGGAGCTCCtggtagagaaacagaaccagacaTTTCAGGAtgtcttaattttcctttccaaaGAGTTTCTCAGGGGGAGGAATGAGAATTTCCATGGGGTTTTCTATCAGCGGGTCCAGCTCATACCAGCCCAGAGCTGGGTCTGGGCAGAGCCAGGCGGCCAACCGAGGAGCCTGAGGAGGTCTGATTGCTTGATTGTCCAAGGcgtgtttgtctttgttttcttcattcaccCCCTTGCACCCTGTATTTAAGGACTTACTGCACCCACAGGGTCCTTCTCTTTCCATTAGTCCTCTCAGCCAAAACCCTCATCAGGTTTGGTTACTTCTCAGGCACACTGCTACTTCCTCTCTTCCCGTAGTCTCTCTCTTGCATCACATGCCCGGTCACTGTGCATGACTCACGGCCCCTGGGAGTTCACTAAAGCGCCTCCCATCACACTAATTATCTTCCACAGACACGAGTGACTCCGGGCAGAATCTACCTCTGTCACCTGACTGTCTACCCCCGCCTCACTCTGCCCTCAGTGCTTTCATAGCAAGTTAGGCAAACCTTTCCTCAGATGCATCTGCTATCCATGAACATTGTATATCACAGCGGCCAGGCAGCGTCTGATGCTCTCCCTATGAAATCACCTCCAACTGATTAAGTTTCTGGATTTAGCCTTCTTCTACTTCTCCCCGTGATTATTTACCTCGTGTCAGATGTTCCCAGCCCCTGGTGGATACCCTACATCCTACCCGGAAATGTAAATGAGGGGTCTGAATGCGGACGTCCACCCACAACATTTGGACACCCGAACTCCCGCAGTGTGCCCACGGGACTGCAAGGTCAACCTCCTTACCTGTTCCAACTTCTTCTCATGCCGTGTCGCTGCCTGCCTCCCCGTGAAGTCGTTCTTCTGGAGATGGTGCTTCGCAAGAACTTCTTTTTGGAAGCGCAAGAACTTCCTGTACCTGTCTGTCTTCGTCAGGCCGGCTAAGTACGAGCTGATGTACTGATACTCATCCTTACATCGGGGAGGCATCACGCACTCACGGCTGGACTCCACCGCTCTGTACTTGAGAACCTTCACCTCTGGCAACCTCAGCTCTTCTCTCCTCCGCCACTCGGGAGAACCCTCTTTCCTCGGAGACTTCCTTTGAATGAAATCCTCTTCTGCAGCGTGGGAACTATGCTCCGCGGGGTTCAAATACCTGAACAGCGGTGCGTTCTGTGCCTCATTGGGCCCCAGAGCTGTATTGATGGTAAAATAAGCCAGAGCGTCTTTCATCTTGGTGATCTCCTTATCGGATTTTCCAATCGGCTTTTCCACCTGGAAGATCTTTTCCCCTTTTGGTCTATTGGCGTTGGGCCAGTGATACAGGATGGTCTCAGGAGGCCTGTAGAGCTTATTGGGATTCAAGTGCCCAGAGGTGTAAAGATAGACATCCTCTCTGTGATCTTTCTGAAGTTTGTTCAGAAGTGTCCTTAGATTGCATAAAGTCTGAACACCTGGCACTTCACAGTGTTTCCACCGCAGGTAAACTGGTCAGGAAAGATAATGAGACTATTAAGTCGGAGGTTCCACAATAAGACAATAAGACCGCTGTGCGTATCTGCCGAGCTGCTACCTCCCAGTCCCAGAGGAGGA
This window contains:
- the CB2H6orf118 gene encoding uncharacterized protein C6orf118 homolog isoform X1, with the protein product MARESEPEFYLRWKHCEVPGVQTLCNLRTLLNKLQKDHREDVYLYTSGHLNPNKLYRPPETILYHWPNANRPKGEKIFQVEKPIGKSDKEITKMKDALAYFTINTALGPNEAQNAPLFRYLNPAEHSSHAAEEDFIQRKSPRKEGSPEWRRREELRLPEVKVLKYRAVESSRECVMPPRCKDEYQYISSYLAGLTKTDRYRKFLRFQKEVLAKHHLQKNDFTGRQAATRHEKKLEQELQNVCVCDSQQFNRLQVYGKVFEDICNSSLIFGDILKEVKDEYELYMAILLRSQTASQYKTLLANAKGLEKRSVKTADVNQAREELRAIVTATKAALEHNDKLRSELDVERTLLQSAKEESESSKKNVMDEDHLTLIEKVEKKRCEILSKWDEIHALERQIKTTLIHTGISHITENRIKSIETEAIKLETANRILKKKIHIIENNVKQNLEKHETSEREQQNLWDFITEFVNLKETDNNPQGTGKMTHENSQPSCT
- the CB2H6orf118 gene encoding uncharacterized protein C6orf118 homolog isoform X3, which gives rise to MARESEPEFYLRWKHCEVPGVQTLCNLRTLLNKLQKDHREDVYLYTSGHLNPNKLYRPPETILYHWPNANRPKGEKIFQVEKPIGKSDKEITKMKDALAYFTINTALGPNEAQNAPLFRYLNPAEHSSHAAEEDFIQRKSPRKEGSPEWRRREELRLPEVKVLKYRAVESSRECVMPPRCKDEYQYISSYLAGLTKTDRYRKFLRFQKEVLAKHHLQKNDFTGRQAATRHEKKLEQELQNVCVCDSQQFNRLQVYGKVFEDICNSSLIFGDILKEVKDEYELYMAILLRSQTASQYKTLLANAKGLEKRSVKTADVNQAREELRAIVTATKAALEHNDKLRSELDVERTLLQSAKEESESSKKNVMDEDHLTLIEKVEKKRCEILSKWDEIHALERQIKTTLIHTGISHITENRIKSIETEAIKLETANRILKKKIHIIENNVKQNLEKHETSEREQQICKLKGNRQQPSRDWKNDP
- the CB2H6orf118 gene encoding uncharacterized protein C6orf118 homolog isoform X2; this translates as MARESEPEFYLRWKHCEVPGVQTLCNLRTLLNKLQKDHREDVYLYTSGHLNPNKLYRPPETILYHWPNANRPKGEKIFQVEKPIGKSDKEITKMKDALAYFTINTALGPNEAQNAPLFRYLNPAEHSSHAAEEDFIQRKSPRKEGSPEWRRREELRLPEVKVLKYRAVESSRECVMPPRCKDEYQYISSYLAGLTKTDRYRKFLRFQKEVLAKHHLQKNDFTGRQAATRHEKKLEQELQNVCVCDSQQFNRLQVYGKVFEDICNSSLIFGDILKEVKDEYELYMAILLRSQTASQYKTLLANAKGLEKRSVKTADVNQAREELRAIVTATKAALEHNDKLRSELDVERTLLQSAKEESESSKKNVMDEDHLTLIEKVEKKRCEILSKWDEIHALERQIKTTLIHTGISHITENRIKSIETEAIKLETANRILKKKIHIIENNVKQNLEKHETSEREQQGEGPSQGSTHISWPSTVSPGHL